One window from the genome of Armatimonadota bacterium encodes:
- a CDS encoding cupin domain-containing protein, with protein MNIVNREQVKAYRTKDGSLVREIVHPERIPVRNLSLAEARLEAGASTALHYHAEAEEIYYVLAGRAVVAMAGEEAEIGPGEALLIPPRYRHRMINTGADELVFLCLSSPAYAHQDTEIEADEE; from the coding sequence ATGAATATTGTCAATCGAGAGCAAGTCAAGGCGTATCGCACCAAGGATGGAAGCCTGGTGCGGGAAATCGTGCACCCCGAACGCATCCCGGTGCGCAACCTGAGCCTGGCGGAAGCGCGGCTGGAAGCCGGCGCCTCGACTGCGCTCCACTATCACGCGGAGGCCGAGGAGATCTACTACGTCTTGGCCGGCCGCGCCGTGGTGGCGATGGCGGGCGAGGAAGCCGAAATCGGACCCGGCGAGGCCCTCCTGATCCCGCCGCGATACCGCCACCGTATGATCAACACCGGCGCCGATGAGCTCGTGTTCCTGTGCCTGTCGTCACCCGCTTACGCGCATCAGGATACGGAGATCGAAGCGGACGAGGAATGA
- the surE gene encoding 5'/3'-nucleotidase SurE yields MRILITNDDGVHSEGLMALSLGLGEAAEVVAIAPDRPRSATGHAITLHKPLRMHEVKLPGCSVAYSTNGTPSDCVVLGLSSLDPRPELVIAGINQGPNLGEDLTYSGTVSAAMEAAICGVPAFAISIASFEGSNFDTAALFARHLAGLIAVSGLPRDTFLNVNIPDLEPRGVAGIAVTRQGRRRYQSRVDQRLDPRGRPYYWLGGDLHDEDRDTATDVGALAAGMISITPIHLDLTDHGFLEELSAWGIGEQWGSVE; encoded by the coding sequence TTGCGCATTTTGATCACCAACGACGACGGCGTTCATTCGGAGGGGCTGATGGCGCTGTCGCTCGGGCTGGGTGAGGCCGCGGAGGTGGTCGCCATCGCTCCCGACCGCCCGCGCAGCGCGACCGGTCATGCCATCACGCTGCACAAGCCCCTGCGCATGCACGAGGTCAAGCTGCCCGGCTGCAGCGTCGCCTACAGCACGAACGGCACGCCCTCCGACTGCGTCGTGCTGGGACTGAGCAGCCTCGACCCCCGCCCCGAGCTTGTCATCGCCGGCATCAACCAGGGGCCCAACTTGGGCGAGGACCTGACGTACTCCGGCACCGTCTCGGCGGCCATGGAGGCTGCCATCTGCGGCGTCCCCGCGTTCGCCATTTCCATCGCCTCGTTCGAGGGCTCGAACTTCGACACGGCGGCCCTCTTCGCCCGCCATTTGGCGGGTCTCATCGCGGTGTCGGGCCTGCCGCGCGACACGTTCCTGAATGTCAACATCCCGGACCTGGAACCGCGCGGTGTCGCCGGCATCGCCGTCACCCGCCAGGGGCGGCGGCGCTACCAAAGCCGGGTGGACCAGCGCCTCGACCCGCGCGGCCGGCCCTACTATTGGCTGGGCGGGGATCTGCATGATGAGGACCGTGACACCGCGACCGACGTGGGGGCCCTGGCCGCGGGCATGATCTCGATCACCCCCATCCACCTCGATTTGACCGACCACGGCTTCCTGGAGGAGCTGAGCGCCTGGGGTATCGGCGAGCAATGGGGAAGCGTGGAATGA
- a CDS encoding TIGR03960 family B12-binding radical SAM protein, translating to MPTPWDDILPYVTKPARYTNREWHAAHKPLDRVSARVALVFPDAYDAGMSHLGLRILYHVVNEREDYAAERAFSPWGDMEAEMRAAGLPLCSLESGTPLADFDLVGITLPYELNYTNVLNVLDLAGLPLKSAERDRRHPLVVAGGVCAANPEPLADYVDAILWGEGEEAILELAEAAREARSSDRDALLRHVASIEGVYVPRLYQPRRDHGRFAGVEGAVVARRVVADLDAAPYPTRQVVPFVETVHDRLTLEIMRGCGRGCRFCQAGACYRPVRERSAATVLRLAEEGLRATGYDEVSLLGFNSPDHSQIEEIVDTLVERYAEERVSISLPSLRIDTFSVQLAGKLRRVRRAGLTFAPEAGTQRLRDALNKQVTEDDLFQAARAAFEAGWHGIKLYFIIGLPGETAGDVEAIADLVLRLREMGREILGRERRGRLRIAVSVNAFVPKPHTPMQWCAQDAPESLQQKLSLLRGKLQVKGVQLSYPNLPASRLEAALARGDRRLGEVIERAWQAGCRFDAWDEHFKPQAWADAFAGAGQDVAEWANRDLDPAAPVPWDHLDAGVSKETLHRQAEVVAGALGAG from the coding sequence ATGCCTACACCCTGGGACGACATCCTGCCGTATGTCACCAAGCCCGCTCGTTATACCAATCGCGAGTGGCACGCCGCGCACAAGCCCCTGGATCGCGTGAGCGCGCGGGTGGCGCTGGTGTTCCCCGATGCCTATGATGCGGGGATGAGCCACCTGGGGCTGCGCATCCTCTACCACGTTGTGAACGAACGCGAGGATTACGCCGCCGAGCGCGCTTTCAGCCCGTGGGGGGACATGGAGGCCGAGATGCGCGCCGCCGGGCTGCCGCTGTGCTCCTTGGAATCGGGCACTCCGCTCGCCGATTTCGACCTGGTGGGCATAACTCTGCCCTACGAGCTGAATTACACTAATGTCCTCAACGTGCTGGACCTCGCCGGGCTGCCGCTGAAATCCGCGGAGCGTGACCGGCGCCATCCCCTGGTGGTCGCCGGCGGCGTGTGCGCCGCGAACCCGGAGCCGCTGGCCGACTACGTGGACGCGATCCTCTGGGGTGAGGGCGAGGAGGCGATTCTGGAGCTGGCGGAGGCGGCGCGGGAGGCGCGTTCGTCCGACCGTGACGCCTTGCTCCGCCACGTGGCGAGCATCGAGGGCGTCTACGTCCCGCGGCTGTACCAGCCGCGCAGGGACCACGGCCGGTTCGCGGGGGTGGAGGGGGCGGTGGTGGCGCGCCGCGTCGTGGCCGATCTCGACGCCGCGCCTTATCCAACGCGCCAGGTGGTGCCGTTCGTCGAGACGGTGCACGATCGGCTGACGCTTGAGATCATGCGCGGGTGCGGGCGCGGGTGTCGTTTTTGCCAAGCGGGGGCGTGCTACCGGCCGGTGCGTGAGCGCTCCGCCGCGACCGTGCTGCGGCTGGCGGAGGAGGGCCTGCGCGCGACCGGCTATGACGAGGTTTCGCTGCTCGGGTTCAACAGCCCCGACCATTCGCAGATCGAGGAGATAGTTGATACGCTGGTCGAACGCTACGCCGAGGAGCGGGTGAGCATTAGCCTGCCGTCGCTGCGCATAGACACCTTCTCCGTGCAGTTGGCGGGGAAGCTGCGCAGAGTGCGGCGGGCGGGACTGACCTTCGCGCCGGAGGCGGGAACGCAGCGGCTGCGCGATGCGCTGAACAAGCAGGTAACCGAGGACGACCTCTTCCAGGCGGCGCGCGCGGCGTTCGAGGCGGGATGGCATGGCATCAAGCTCTACTTCATCATCGGCCTGCCCGGCGAGACCGCGGGCGACGTCGAGGCCATCGCCGACCTCGTGCTGCGGCTGCGGGAAATGGGCCGCGAGATCCTGGGGCGGGAGCGGCGCGGGCGCTTGCGGATAGCGGTCAGCGTGAATGCGTTCGTGCCCAAGCCGCACACCCCGATGCAGTGGTGCGCGCAGGACGCGCCGGAGTCGCTGCAGCAGAAACTGAGTTTGCTGCGCGGCAAGTTGCAGGTGAAGGGCGTGCAGCTCAGCTACCCCAACCTCCCCGCCTCGCGACTGGAGGCGGCGCTGGCGCGCGGCGACCGGCGCCTGGGCGAAGTCATCGAGCGGGCGTGGCAAGCCGGCTGCCGCTTCGACGCCTGGGACGAGCACTTCAAGCCGCAGGCGTGGGCCGACGCCTTTGCGGGGGCGGGTCAAGACGTCGCTGAGTGGGCCAACCGCGATCTCGATCCTGCCGCCCCCGTGCCGTGGGATCATCTCGACGCCGGCGTCAGCAAGGAAACCCTGCACCGCCAGGCCGAGGTCGTGGCTGGCGCCCTGGGGGCTGGTTGA
- a CDS encoding TIGR03936 family radical SAM-associated protein yields MQQVVCRFAKGDAVKYISHLDLMRALERAMRRARLPLAYSEGFNPRPRVSYASALSVGHTSDAELMALRLTSPMDPSELRTRLNACLPEGLAVLQAWATPPHQPKTSLGEMDAADYVVRIEGPLAGKEPCRRASEFMEREEVRITRVRDKGSKDLDLRPLVSAIEVVRENASEAELHLRLRTGSSGGARPEEVLAALGIGGREFRTAIHRSALYASGSRGRAVRQRLRRLRGE; encoded by the coding sequence ATGCAGCAGGTCGTATGCCGTTTCGCCAAGGGCGACGCGGTCAAGTACATATCGCACCTCGACCTCATGCGGGCGCTGGAGCGCGCGATGCGGCGCGCGCGCCTGCCCTTGGCCTACAGCGAGGGATTCAACCCGCGCCCGCGGGTGTCCTACGCCTCGGCGCTGTCGGTGGGACATACCAGCGACGCGGAGCTGATGGCATTGAGGCTGACATCGCCCATGGACCCCTCCGAGCTGCGGACGCGGCTCAACGCGTGCCTGCCCGAGGGCTTGGCGGTGCTCCAGGCATGGGCGACCCCGCCCCACCAGCCCAAGACCAGCCTGGGAGAGATGGACGCCGCGGACTACGTGGTGCGCATCGAAGGGCCGCTGGCGGGCAAGGAGCCGTGTCGGCGGGCGAGTGAGTTCATGGAGCGCGAGGAGGTGCGTATCACCCGGGTGCGCGACAAGGGGTCGAAGGATCTCGATCTGCGCCCGCTGGTGAGCGCGATCGAGGTGGTGCGGGAGAACGCGAGCGAGGCGGAGCTGCACCTGCGCCTGCGCACCGGCAGCTCCGGCGGCGCGCGGCCGGAGGAGGTGCTGGCGGCGCTCGGCATCGGGGGGCGCGAGTTCCGCACCGCCATCCATCGCAGTGCGCTGTATGCGAGCGGTTCCCGCGGTCGTGCGGTGCGCCAGCGTCTGCGGCGCCTGCGGGGGGAATGA